The Streptomyces kanamyceticus DNA segment ATCCAGGAAGGCCCCTCGGCGCTTGGCGGCGTGACCGACATGACCGAGGAGGACTGGGCCCGGCGCGCCGACGAGTTCCGGCTGCTGCCCGGCGAGACGCTGACCGGTGTCCTTACCGCGTACGAGGAAGTGGCGCTCCACACCGACGAGTTGGTCCGCTCCGTGCCCGACCTCGGCGCGAGCCACCCGCTGCCGGACGCGCCGTGGTCCGAGCCGGGCACCCGGTGGTCGGTGCGTCGCGTCCTGCTCCACGTCATTGGCGAGACCGCCCAGCACGCGGGCCACGCGGATGTCATCCGGGAGTCCTTGGACGGGGCGCAGAGCATGGCGTGATCTCGCCGGGGGCGCCGGGCTGGTCCCGTGTGACCCGGCGCCGTGTCGCTGAGGCCTCCTCCCACCCGCCCGCCCTCACCCACGGTGGCGTGACGTCTCCGGCCGGGCGCGGTCGGGCGGGGCGGGCTTCGGCTCGGCGATGGAGGAGCAGGTCGCGCTTCGCCGAGCAGGGAGAGATCGGGGTTACGTTCCCGCCCCCGGCCGGGGCCGGG contains these protein-coding regions:
- a CDS encoding DinB family protein, producing MSETTTRDDVATGERADLLATLAQHRRSLRFTTRDLTDEQAGRRTTASELCLGGLVKHVTSVERVWAAFIQEGPSALGGVTDMTEEDWARRADEFRLLPGETLTGVLTAYEEVALHTDELVRSVPDLGASHPLPDAPWSEPGTRWSVRRVLLHVIGETAQHAGHADVIRESLDGAQSMA